From Rudanella lutea DSM 19387, a single genomic window includes:
- a CDS encoding plastocyanin/azurin family copper-binding protein — MKKFLLLGITLSFFQWVASPVDTVGQSRPMTEDDYYRIVTLPVPEGVSLEVGGLAPLPDGRLAACTRRGDVWLIGNPYMQGSRVPTFKRFAAGLHEPLGLMWHPKGYLLCTQRGEVTKLIDNDGDEVADEYKSFYKWPLSGNYHEYSYGPLLLPDGDMVITLNLDWIGYGASLAKWRGWMLKLNEKGEMTPWATGLRSPAGFAVLRDGSIFYGENQGDWVGSGRVTHLEKGDFAGNPAGLRWSGEPNSPLSLKPEEVPSTGKPMHEVAKTVKNLKVPAVWFPHTLMGISTSDMREDTTGGAFGPFAGQVFVGDQGHSKVMRMALEKVNGQWQGACFPFREGLQSGILRMVWGQDGSMFVGMTSRGWASTGKSPYGIQRLVWTGKVPFEMKTIHSRPDGFEVTFTLPVDRKTGEDPNSYSLNSFTYKYHRTYGSPIEDARPVPIRGVILSADGLSARIVADTTLREGYIHELKAEGVRSVAGSLPLLHNTGYYTLNSIAPGERVANLPARAAATASASTGMSGHNHGAMLEASAGKAPAVSSKGKPASAKTTGSKADTKAVKRLTEQPADWTNGPDQTITISTKPGLKFDTEQVQVKAGSRVKWVFNNNDDMLHNCVITKPGTANAVGNAAMRLNLNGAKMNYVPTSADVLFHTNILQPETAESIYFVAPSEPGDYTFVCTFPGHHTLMQGTLKVVK, encoded by the coding sequence ATGAAAAAATTCCTGCTACTCGGAATCACGCTTTCCTTCTTCCAATGGGTTGCCAGCCCAGTAGACACGGTTGGGCAGTCGCGCCCGATGACCGAAGACGACTATTACCGGATTGTCACGTTACCCGTACCTGAGGGCGTAAGCCTGGAAGTGGGCGGCCTGGCCCCCCTACCCGATGGCCGTTTGGCGGCCTGTACGCGCCGGGGCGATGTGTGGCTCATTGGTAACCCGTACATGCAGGGTAGCCGCGTGCCCACGTTCAAGCGGTTTGCGGCTGGTTTGCACGAGCCGCTCGGCCTGATGTGGCACCCCAAGGGCTACCTCCTCTGTACGCAGCGGGGCGAGGTAACCAAACTGATTGACAACGATGGCGACGAGGTGGCCGACGAATACAAATCGTTTTACAAGTGGCCTCTCTCCGGCAATTACCACGAGTACAGCTACGGGCCGTTACTGCTACCCGACGGCGATATGGTTATTACGCTCAACCTCGACTGGATTGGCTACGGAGCCAGCTTAGCCAAATGGCGGGGTTGGATGCTCAAGCTCAACGAGAAAGGCGAAATGACCCCCTGGGCTACGGGCCTCCGCTCACCAGCCGGCTTTGCCGTGTTGCGCGATGGCAGCATTTTCTACGGCGAAAATCAGGGCGACTGGGTTGGCTCAGGCCGGGTAACACACCTCGAAAAAGGCGACTTTGCCGGCAACCCGGCAGGCTTGCGCTGGTCGGGCGAGCCGAATTCACCCCTCAGCCTGAAACCCGAAGAGGTGCCCAGTACGGGCAAGCCCATGCACGAGGTAGCCAAAACGGTTAAAAACCTGAAAGTACCCGCTGTGTGGTTTCCGCACACACTGATGGGCATTTCGACGTCCGACATGCGCGAAGACACCACCGGGGGCGCTTTTGGCCCGTTTGCCGGTCAGGTGTTTGTGGGCGACCAGGGGCACAGTAAGGTGATGCGCATGGCCCTCGAAAAAGTAAACGGCCAATGGCAGGGTGCGTGCTTCCCCTTCCGCGAAGGGCTGCAATCGGGTATTCTCCGCATGGTATGGGGTCAGGATGGATCCATGTTTGTTGGCATGACCAGCCGGGGTTGGGCCAGCACCGGCAAATCGCCCTACGGTATTCAGCGGCTGGTATGGACCGGCAAAGTGCCGTTTGAAATGAAAACGATTCACTCGCGCCCCGACGGTTTCGAGGTTACGTTTACGCTCCCCGTCGACCGCAAAACCGGTGAAGACCCCAACTCGTACAGCCTGAACAGCTTCACCTACAAATACCACCGTACCTACGGCAGCCCCATCGAAGACGCCCGGCCCGTGCCTATCCGGGGTGTCATTCTATCGGCTGATGGCCTCTCGGCCCGAATCGTGGCCGATACGACCCTGCGCGAGGGCTACATCCACGAGCTGAAAGCCGAAGGGGTTCGGTCGGTAGCGGGTAGCTTACCCCTACTTCACAACACGGGTTATTACACACTCAACAGCATTGCCCCCGGCGAGCGTGTCGCTAACTTACCGGCTCGGGCAGCCGCAACAGCATCGGCCAGTACCGGCATGAGTGGCCACAACCACGGCGCTATGCTCGAAGCCTCGGCTGGCAAAGCCCCCGCCGTAAGCAGCAAAGGGAAGCCTGCCAGCGCCAAAACAACCGGCAGTAAGGCCGACACGAAAGCCGTCAAACGCCTGACGGAGCAACCCGCTGACTGGACCAACGGCCCCGACCAAACAATCACGATCAGTACCAAACCCGGCCTTAAATTCGATACGGAGCAGGTGCAGGTGAAAGCCGGTAGCCGGGTAAAATGGGTGTTCAACAACAACGACGATATGCTCCACAACTGTGTAATTACCAAACCGGGAACCGCCAACGCGGTAGGCAACGCAGCCATGCGCCTGAACCTGAACGGAGCCAAAATGAATTACGTACCTACTTCGGCCGATGTCCTGTTCCATACGAACATCTTACAGCCCGAAACGGCCGAGAGCATCTATTTCGTAGCCCCCAGCGAACCCGGCGACTACACGTTTGTGTGTACATTCCCCGGTCACCATACGCTCATGCAGGGCACATTGAAAGTGGTTAAGTAA
- a CDS encoding PepSY-like domain-containing protein, whose amino-acid sequence MKKILFLCLLATSLIGLYGCDSNSSAVEPEDELLSQARMGAQAAGQTGDGRLTKVEISALPAAITSYIAKNYSGYTAEKAGKDSDGNFTVVIKQGNTMKALQFGADGAFKQELAFGGKGKGHNHPGGPGERGPNSFTSIDVATLPAAITSYVTTKYASSTISGAAQNAEKLYVVFVKTTTDRVVLEFNADGSFKQEVVRPGRGKGSFTDVAVADLPQTISAYIKSTYADSTIKKAAKSNVDSGFVVWITKADGTNVGLSFGADGAFKQEIKCTRNQKPTN is encoded by the coding sequence ATGAAAAAGATTTTGTTCCTCTGCCTGTTGGCAACGTCATTGATCGGTCTGTATGGTTGTGATTCCAATAGCTCGGCGGTAGAGCCCGAAGATGAATTGTTGAGCCAGGCTCGTATGGGGGCGCAGGCCGCCGGCCAAACGGGCGACGGTCGCCTGACCAAGGTGGAAATCAGTGCGCTGCCCGCAGCCATCACCAGCTACATCGCTAAAAACTATAGTGGCTACACGGCCGAAAAAGCCGGAAAAGACAGCGACGGCAACTTTACGGTTGTTATTAAGCAGGGCAACACCATGAAAGCGCTTCAGTTTGGCGCCGATGGGGCCTTCAAACAGGAGTTAGCGTTCGGCGGTAAAGGCAAAGGGCATAACCATCCCGGTGGTCCTGGTGAGCGTGGCCCCAACAGCTTCACCTCCATTGATGTGGCTACCCTGCCCGCAGCCATCACCAGCTACGTAACCACTAAATACGCCAGCTCAACAATCAGCGGTGCCGCTCAGAATGCCGAGAAACTGTACGTTGTGTTCGTAAAAACCACCACCGACCGGGTAGTGCTTGAGTTCAACGCCGATGGCAGCTTCAAGCAGGAGGTAGTACGGCCCGGCCGTGGCAAAGGCAGCTTCACCGACGTTGCCGTTGCCGATCTGCCGCAAACCATCTCGGCGTACATCAAGTCGACGTATGCGGATAGCACTATCAAGAAAGCCGCCAAGAGCAACGTTGACAGTGGTTTTGTGGTCTGGATCACCAAAGCCGACGGCACCAACGTAGGGTTGTCGTTCGGGGCCGACGGAGCGTTTAAGCAGGAAATTAAGTGCACGCGCAACCAGAAGCCAACCAACTAA
- the udk gene encoding uridine kinase yields MNTKPFIVGITGGSASGKTSFLHELMSAFSEDQICLISQDNYYRSLDSVPIDDQGVHNFDLPETIDHLRYAEHIQELRSGGIVEQLEYTFNNPTVVPKILTFKPAPIIVVEGIFVFYFREIADLLDLKIFIDAKNSIKLERRVKRDAEERGYDLDDVMYRWKYHVKPTYKQFIKPYRAEADIVIPNNVHYRKGLDVVISYLKTKVPTV; encoded by the coding sequence ATGAATACCAAACCGTTTATCGTCGGCATTACCGGCGGCAGTGCGTCGGGCAAAACATCGTTCCTCCACGAACTGATGAGCGCCTTTTCCGAAGATCAGATCTGCCTTATCTCGCAGGACAATTACTACCGTAGTCTTGACTCCGTACCTATTGATGATCAGGGGGTTCATAACTTCGACCTTCCCGAAACCATCGACCACTTACGGTATGCCGAGCATATTCAGGAGCTGCGGTCGGGCGGTATTGTGGAGCAGTTGGAATACACCTTCAACAACCCGACGGTTGTACCCAAAATTCTGACATTCAAGCCCGCGCCCATCATTGTGGTCGAAGGCATTTTTGTCTTTTACTTCCGGGAAATTGCCGACCTGCTCGACCTCAAAATCTTCATCGATGCCAAGAACAGCATCAAGCTGGAGCGCCGGGTCAAACGCGATGCCGAGGAGCGCGGTTACGACCTCGACGATGTGATGTACCGCTGGAAATACCACGTGAAGCCCACCTACAAGCAGTTTATAAAGCCCTACCGGGCCGAAGCTGACATTGTCATTCCAAACAATGTGCATTACCGCAAAGGGCTCGACGTGGTGATTTCGTATCTGAAAACCAAAGTCCCGACGGTATAG
- a CDS encoding GNAT family N-acetyltransferase has product MASVQIMPATEADVPRLNTLVNSAYRGESSRRGWTTEADLLDGVRTTEKSLQALLQDPHITILNYVQDGELIGCVCLENKGTALYLGMLTVSPDAQANGIGKHLMQAAEAHALAHGCSKITMTVLPMRHELVAFYERRGFRATGETHAFPSDDPNFGLPKLPLEFIVMEKELRPNPAD; this is encoded by the coding sequence ATGGCCTCTGTTCAGATTATGCCGGCTACGGAAGCCGACGTGCCCCGGCTCAACACACTTGTCAACAGCGCGTACCGGGGCGAATCGTCGCGCCGGGGCTGGACCACCGAAGCCGATTTGCTCGATGGAGTCCGAACGACGGAAAAATCGTTGCAGGCGCTTCTTCAGGACCCGCACATCACCATTCTGAACTATGTGCAGGACGGCGAATTGATCGGTTGCGTTTGTCTGGAAAATAAAGGTACGGCTCTATACCTTGGTATGTTGACCGTTTCTCCCGACGCGCAGGCCAACGGTATTGGCAAACACTTGATGCAGGCGGCCGAAGCGCACGCCCTTGCCCACGGATGCTCAAAAATAACCATGACCGTTCTGCCAATGCGCCATGAGTTGGTAGCTTTCTACGAACGGCGGGGCTTCCGAGCCACTGGCGAAACGCACGCCTTCCCGTCAGACGACCCAAACTTTGGACTTCCCAAACTGCCCCTCGAATTCATAGTGATGGAAAAAGAGCTCCGGCCCAATCCGGCAGATTAG
- a CDS encoding GAF domain-containing protein produces MAETLILPQTTDRAAIYESLVPQIAGLLEGETDLTANLANVAAALKEAFGFFWVGFYLKKEGQLVLGPFQGPIACTRIRFDKGVCGAAYTQQQTILVPDVEQFPGHIACSSASKSEVVVPIFDPQGEVAMVLDVDSDQLDDFSQADVEGLEAVGRLITPLLG; encoded by the coding sequence ATGGCAGAAACACTTATTCTCCCCCAAACCACCGACCGGGCGGCTATTTACGAAAGCTTAGTTCCGCAGATTGCCGGGCTACTCGAAGGCGAAACCGATCTGACTGCCAACCTGGCCAATGTAGCAGCAGCGCTAAAGGAGGCATTTGGGTTTTTCTGGGTTGGCTTCTACCTCAAAAAAGAAGGTCAATTAGTGCTCGGACCCTTTCAGGGACCAATTGCCTGCACTCGGATTCGGTTCGATAAGGGCGTGTGCGGAGCGGCTTACACCCAACAGCAGACTATTCTGGTGCCCGACGTAGAGCAATTTCCGGGACATATCGCCTGTAGCTCAGCGTCGAAATCAGAAGTCGTGGTGCCTATTTTCGATCCGCAGGGCGAGGTTGCCATGGTACTCGATGTAGACAGCGACCAGCTCGACGATTTCAGTCAGGCCGATGTAGAGGGTCTCGAAGCCGTGGGTCGGTTAATTACGCCCCTGCTCGGCTAA
- a CDS encoding (Fe-S)-binding protein, with amino-acid sequence MAEMMAAGEEPEILFWVGCAGSFDDRYKRVTIAFVRILNHVGIKFAVLGPEEACTGDPARRAGNEFLFQMQAVSNIQVLNGYNVKKIVTACPHCFNTIKNEYPELGGQYEVIHHSTYLQQLINEGRVKVAGGESFKGRRITFHDSCYLGRANKVYEAPREVLAALDADLVEMKRSKANGLCCGAGGAQYFKEPEPGNKDVNVERVQEALGTGADTIAVACPFCMTMMSDGVKNQNQEERVKVYDISELIAQGQGL; translated from the coding sequence ATGGCCGAGATGATGGCCGCTGGCGAAGAACCTGAAATTTTATTCTGGGTCGGTTGTGCCGGCTCGTTTGATGACCGGTACAAGCGGGTGACTATCGCCTTTGTCCGGATTCTGAACCATGTGGGTATCAAGTTTGCCGTACTCGGACCCGAAGAGGCCTGCACCGGTGATCCGGCGCGCCGGGCGGGCAATGAGTTTCTGTTTCAGATGCAGGCCGTCTCGAACATCCAGGTGCTTAACGGCTACAACGTAAAGAAAATCGTGACGGCCTGCCCGCACTGTTTCAACACGATCAAGAACGAATACCCCGAATTGGGCGGGCAGTACGAGGTGATTCACCACTCGACGTATTTGCAGCAGCTTATCAATGAGGGGCGGGTGAAAGTAGCCGGTGGCGAGTCGTTTAAAGGGCGTCGGATTACGTTCCATGATTCGTGCTACCTCGGTCGGGCCAACAAGGTGTATGAGGCTCCCCGCGAGGTATTGGCGGCTCTGGATGCCGATTTGGTCGAGATGAAGCGCTCAAAAGCCAATGGCCTTTGCTGCGGAGCGGGTGGGGCTCAGTATTTTAAGGAGCCGGAGCCTGGCAATAAAGACGTCAACGTGGAGCGCGTGCAGGAAGCCCTCGGTACCGGGGCCGATACCATCGCCGTAGCCTGTCCATTCTGCATGACTATGATGTCCGACGGAGTAAAAAACCAGAATCAGGAAGAGCGGGTCAAGGTGTACGATATTTCGGAACTGATTGCCCAGGGGCAGGGGTTGTAA
- a CDS encoding 4Fe-4S dicluster domain-containing protein, which produces MAYLEQVFFVIALGVTAWFITKRVKLITRAIKLGRPEDRSANAGERLKIMLQVAFGQKKMFDNPLVGIMHFVIYAGFIIINIEILEIIVDGLIGAHRVFAPFITPIYPFLINVFEVLAFGVLAVCVVFLTRRWVSKVQRLQPERHRELKNWPVKDATYILVAEIVLMILFLTWNASDSVLRDRGIGHYGELQGIVPDFLVSQYLKPLFTGFSDGALVAYERAAWWLHILGIMGFAVYVTYSKHLHIALGFPNVYFSDLKPKGEMTNMPEVTKEVQLMLGISPEQADPSGGNDNGEQPPTIGRFGAKDVEDLRWINLMNAYSCTECGRCTAACPANITGKKLSPRKIMMDTRDRLEDIQRGWVQNGPEFKDEKSLLGDYITVEEINACTTCQACVNACPININPLDIILQLRRYKVMEESQAPGSWNAMFSNIENNMAPWKFSPSDRFNWADQINS; this is translated from the coding sequence ATGGCATATTTAGAGCAAGTATTCTTTGTGATAGCGCTGGGTGTAACGGCCTGGTTTATCACAAAACGGGTCAAACTCATCACGCGGGCTATCAAGCTGGGCCGACCCGAAGACCGATCGGCGAATGCCGGTGAGCGGTTGAAAATCATGTTGCAGGTAGCGTTTGGACAGAAAAAAATGTTCGACAACCCGCTGGTGGGGATTATGCACTTCGTGATTTACGCGGGCTTCATTATCATCAACATTGAGATTCTGGAGATCATTGTGGATGGGCTTATCGGGGCCCACCGGGTTTTCGCGCCGTTTATCACGCCCATTTATCCGTTTTTGATCAACGTATTTGAGGTGCTGGCTTTCGGGGTTCTGGCCGTGTGCGTGGTGTTCCTGACGCGCCGGTGGGTATCGAAAGTACAGCGGTTGCAACCCGAACGCCATCGGGAACTGAAAAACTGGCCGGTTAAAGATGCAACCTATATTCTGGTGGCCGAGATTGTGCTGATGATTCTGTTTCTGACCTGGAACGCGTCGGACAGCGTACTGCGCGATCGGGGAATCGGGCATTACGGCGAATTGCAGGGCATTGTCCCCGATTTCTTGGTCAGTCAGTATCTGAAGCCGCTTTTTACCGGTTTTAGTGACGGGGCGCTGGTGGCCTACGAACGGGCCGCCTGGTGGTTGCACATTCTGGGAATCATGGGCTTTGCCGTGTACGTAACTTACTCAAAGCACCTGCACATTGCCCTGGGCTTCCCCAACGTGTATTTCTCGGACCTGAAGCCTAAAGGCGAAATGACCAACATGCCTGAGGTGACCAAAGAGGTGCAGCTGATGCTGGGTATCTCGCCCGAGCAGGCCGACCCGTCGGGCGGCAATGACAACGGCGAACAGCCGCCCACCATTGGGCGGTTTGGGGCCAAAGATGTGGAAGACCTGCGCTGGATCAACCTCATGAATGCCTACAGCTGTACCGAATGCGGGCGGTGTACGGCGGCTTGCCCGGCTAATATTACGGGCAAAAAACTGTCGCCCCGGAAGATCATGATGGATACCCGCGACCGGCTCGAAGATATTCAGCGTGGCTGGGTGCAGAATGGCCCCGAGTTTAAAGACGAAAAATCGTTGCTGGGCGACTACATCACGGTGGAAGAAATCAACGCCTGTACCACCTGTCAGGCGTGTGTGAATGCCTGCCCGATCAACATTAACCCGCTCGATATTATCCTGCAACTGCGCCGGTACAAGGTAATGGAAGAGTCGCAGGCACCCGGCTCGTGGAACGCCATGTTCAGCAATATCGAAAACAACATGGCCCCCTGGAAATTTTCACCAAGCGACCGGTTTAACTGGGCCGATCAGATTAATTCATAA
- a CDS encoding DEAD/DEAH box helicase, which yields MEITSFDDFALNRQLLNAIADAGYTTPTPIQQKTIPLILGNHDVLGIAQTGTGKTAAYVLPLLMKVKYAQGKNPRALILAPTRELVMQIDEAIAQLAKYTDLRHIALYGGLGPKTQIAALDAGIDIIVATPGRFMDLYLTESIVTKELKTMILDEADKMMDMGFMPQIRKILEVIPRKRQNLLFSATFPEKVERLSAEFLEAPVRVEVTPQATAAEMVTQTLYEVPNFRTKISLLEELVEREAFERGIVFTRSKTTAENVYKFLQRKVVEEGQVRVIHANKGQNTRINSMEAFKEGSVKILVATDVAARGIDVAEVSHVINFDVPLIYEDYVHRIGRTGRANRSGQAITFMTPPEAYHIQKIEKIIRMPIPREALPANVEVTETPFDEQQAMLREIDEQRKKEDPTFKGAFHEKKSLGTAKARAVKSGAQSARAAKLGVKPGGGKPKTGGPKRAGTSGRPGGPKRKGRR from the coding sequence ATGGAAATTACTTCGTTTGACGATTTCGCTCTGAATCGCCAGCTACTCAACGCCATTGCCGATGCCGGCTACACCACCCCTACCCCGATTCAGCAGAAAACCATTCCGCTTATTCTGGGCAATCACGATGTACTGGGCATTGCGCAGACCGGCACGGGCAAAACGGCCGCCTACGTGCTGCCGTTGCTGATGAAGGTGAAATACGCGCAGGGCAAAAATCCACGGGCGCTGATTCTGGCCCCGACCCGCGAGCTGGTCATGCAAATCGACGAAGCCATTGCTCAGCTGGCCAAATACACCGACCTACGGCATATAGCCTTGTACGGTGGCCTTGGCCCCAAAACCCAGATTGCTGCCCTCGACGCTGGCATTGATATTATTGTGGCAACACCGGGCCGTTTCATGGACCTTTACCTCACCGAGTCGATTGTGACGAAGGAGCTTAAGACCATGATTCTGGATGAGGCCGACAAGATGATGGACATGGGTTTTATGCCTCAGATCCGCAAAATTCTGGAGGTTATTCCCCGCAAGCGGCAAAACCTGTTGTTTTCGGCCACCTTCCCCGAAAAAGTTGAACGCCTATCGGCCGAATTTCTCGAAGCTCCGGTGCGGGTTGAAGTGACCCCGCAGGCTACCGCAGCCGAAATGGTGACGCAAACGCTTTACGAAGTGCCTAATTTTCGAACCAAAATAAGCCTACTCGAAGAACTGGTAGAGCGCGAGGCTTTCGAGCGAGGTATTGTGTTTACCCGCTCCAAAACGACCGCCGAAAACGTGTACAAGTTTTTACAGCGTAAGGTAGTCGAAGAAGGGCAGGTACGGGTCATTCACGCCAATAAGGGCCAGAATACCCGGATCAATTCGATGGAAGCGTTTAAAGAAGGCTCGGTCAAGATTCTGGTGGCTACCGACGTAGCGGCTCGCGGTATCGACGTGGCCGAGGTGTCGCACGTGATTAATTTCGATGTGCCGCTTATTTACGAAGATTACGTGCACCGGATTGGGCGCACCGGCCGGGCCAACCGCTCGGGTCAGGCCATTACGTTTATGACGCCACCGGAAGCGTATCATATCCAGAAAATCGAAAAAATTATTCGGATGCCCATCCCGCGCGAGGCCCTGCCCGCCAACGTCGAGGTAACCGAAACGCCGTTTGATGAGCAGCAGGCCATGCTTCGCGAAATCGACGAGCAACGTAAAAAAGAAGACCCCACGTTTAAAGGTGCTTTTCACGAGAAAAAGTCGCTCGGAACCGCCAAAGCCCGTGCCGTTAAAAGTGGGGCACAATCGGCCCGGGCGGCCAAATTAGGCGTAAAACCAGGTGGCGGAAAGCCCAAAACGGGTGGACCAAAGCGGGCAGGCACCTCGGGTAGACCCGGCGGACCCAAGCGAAAAGGGCGGAGATAA
- a CDS encoding tetratricopeptide repeat protein, whose amino-acid sequence MSIRIPHNSFLLIVAFLPLWTMAQPGQFISSARSVSSTSRDKAALPGDASGVGAESAQATRVMPLFGERAKSGEQIEFEINFLNDCDQNFSNRGEASQFFAARGWDYLGESQLDTAAYRFNLAWLLNEKNVDAYWGLGVVCYQQNKLDQAIRMLGKGLAIADTNAVLMTDLATVELMQFQQKKDPAHLTDAETHLAKALSILPDNATAHIKMALLQYTKADYGRAWEHIHKARQIDFSSIDLTLLNELIAKQPDPKGVFK is encoded by the coding sequence ATGAGCATTCGGATTCCCCATAATTCGTTCCTGCTGATCGTTGCGTTCCTGCCGCTCTGGACGATGGCCCAACCGGGTCAATTCATCAGTTCGGCCCGGAGCGTGAGTTCAACGAGCCGGGATAAAGCCGCGTTGCCAGGCGATGCGAGCGGAGTTGGGGCCGAGTCGGCTCAGGCTACGCGGGTGATGCCGTTGTTTGGCGAACGGGCAAAATCGGGTGAGCAGATCGAATTCGAAATTAATTTTCTGAACGATTGCGACCAGAATTTTAGCAACCGGGGCGAAGCCAGTCAGTTCTTTGCCGCCCGCGGCTGGGATTACCTCGGCGAAAGTCAGCTCGATACCGCAGCCTACCGGTTCAACCTGGCCTGGCTGCTCAATGAGAAAAATGTGGATGCATACTGGGGGCTTGGGGTTGTCTGCTACCAGCAGAATAAGCTCGATCAGGCCATTCGGATGCTCGGCAAGGGATTGGCCATTGCCGATACCAACGCTGTGCTGATGACCGACCTGGCCACCGTTGAGTTGATGCAGTTTCAGCAGAAAAAAGACCCGGCGCACCTCACCGATGCCGAAACCCATTTGGCAAAAGCCCTCTCCATCTTGCCCGATAACGCTACGGCGCACATAAAAATGGCCTTGTTGCAGTACACCAAGGCCGATTATGGCCGGGCGTGGGAGCATATCCACAAGGCCCGACAGATTGACTTTTCAAGCATCGATCTCACCCTCCTGAACGAGTTGATTGCCAAACAGCCCGACCCCAAGGGTGTGTTCAAGTAA